The Daucus carota subsp. sativus chromosome 2, DH1 v3.0, whole genome shotgun sequence genome includes a window with the following:
- the LOC108209945 gene encoding TOM1-like protein 5 has protein sequence MAAELVSAATSDKLTEVDWTKSIEICELVAKDHRQAKDVIKSIKKRVGSKNVNTQLFAVTLLEVLMNNIGEPIHKQVIDTGLLSTLVKIVKKKSDQPVREKIFLLLDATQTSLGGAAGKFPQYYSAYYDLVSAGVQFPQRSTAANNPPSSNANQNKLINVEHASSGQERNVPQPEPPVIPESSIIKKAGAALEVLKEVLDAVDKKNPEGAKDEFTLDLVEQCSFQKQRVMHLAMTSRDEKVVSEAVELNDQLQKLLTRHDALISDRPTPTINQLNQEEVEEEEEAEQLFRRIRKGKACVQPEDENPQINRTIGMLGASDRLHRPLIRPLSVEPKQEPLAFRPAVPAVSIPPPPAKHVEREKFFQENKSDGSTLAGHVRGLSIHSRSASSSHSESLDSND, from the exons ATGGCTGCCGAGTTAGTTAGTGCTGCAACAAGTGATAAGCTGACTGAAGTTGATTGGACTAAAAGTATTGAGATTTGTGAATTGGTTGCAAAGGATCATAG GCAAGCAAAAGATGTCATTAAAAGTATCAAAAAGCGCGTGGGAAGTAAGAATGTGAATACACAGCTATTTGCTGTTACA TTACTGGAAGTCTTGATGAATAATATTGGAGAACCAATTCATAAGCAAGTGATTGATACGGGACTTCTTTCCACACTGGTGAAAATAGTTAAGAAAAAG TCAGACCAACCGGTGCGAGAGAAGATATTTCTTCTTCTAGATGCAACACAAACGTCTCTTGGTGGAGCAGCTGGGAAGTTCCCACAATATTATTCAGCATATTATGATTTGGTG AGTGCAGGAGTACAGTTCCCTCAAAGGTCTACTGCAGCAAATAATCCTCCATCCTCTAATGCAAATCAAAATAAGCTGATTAATGTTGAACATGCGTCGTCAGGACAAGAAAGAAATGTGCCACAGCCAGAGCCTCCTGTCATCCCTGAATCCAG TATTATCAAGAAGGCAGGTGCGGCACTAGAGGTTTTGAAGGAGGTCCTTGATGCTGTCGATAAAAAGAATCCTGAG GGAGCAAAAGATGAGTTTACTCTTGATCTTGTAGAGCAGTGTTCCTTCCAGAAGCAGCGAGTAATGCATCTTGCTATGACTTCTCG TGATGAGAAGGTGGTGTCAGAAGCAGTTGAGCTAAATGACCAGCTACAGAAACTTCTTACCAGACATGATGCACTTATCTCCGATAGGCCAACCCCTACTATAAACCAACTTAATCAAGAAGAGGTGGAGGAAGAAGAGGAAGCCGAACAGCTTTTCCGGAG GATACGGAAAGGAAAAGCTTGTGTACAGCCTGAAGATGAAAACCCGCAAATAAACCGAACCATAGGTATGCTTGGAGCTTCTGATAGGCTTCACCGTCCACTTATACGGCCACTGAGTGTGGAGCCAAAGCAAGAACCCCTCGCATTTCGACCAGCTGTGCCAGCTGTTAGCATTCCACCACCACCTGCAAAACATGTTGAGAGAGAGAAGTTTTTCCAGGAGAACAAGTCTGATGGCTCTACTCTTGCAGGTCATGTCCGAGGCCTGTCGATACATAGTAGAAGTGCCAGCAGCTCTCACAGTGAAAGTCTAGATTCTAATGACTGA
- the LOC108208277 gene encoding uncharacterized protein LOC108208277, with product MGMVIVISLPLILFSLLLGFGCYFLGRAKGRQDVRNNAQVFGVPTPPPGSDATALPSYPSPPPTHLKTFDKSDMV from the coding sequence ATGGGTATGGTTATAGTGATCTCTCTGCCACTGATTCTGTTCTCTCTGCTTCTTGGATTTGGTTGTTACTTTCTTGGAAGAGCTAAAGGCCGTCAAGATGTTCGCAACAATGCTCAAGTTTTCGGAGTCCCGACACCCCCGCCCGGCAGCGATGCCACAGCTCTGCCTTCCTATCCTTCACCACCACCCACCCATCTCAAAACTTTTGACAAATCAGACATGGTTTGA
- the LOC108209933 gene encoding probable nucleolar protein 5-2 — translation MLLLFETPAGFALFKVLDEGKLSKVEDLSKEFDTVDAARKIVKLKAFSKFENTSEALSAATLLIDSKPSKGLRKFLRAHCDGETLAVADSKLGNAIKEKLQIDCFHNNAAMELMRGVRSQLTELISGLGAQDLAPMSLGLSHSLSRYKLKFSPDKVDTMIIQAIGLLDDLDKELNTYAMRVREWYGWHFPELAKIVQDNILYAKSVKLMGDRTNAAKLDFSEVLSEEVEAELKEAAMISMGTEVSDIDLMNIKDLCDQVLSLSEYRAQLYDYLKSRMNTIAPNLTALVGELVGARLIAHGGSLLNLAKQPGSTIQILGAEKALFRALKTKHATPKYGLIYHASLIGQAAPKHKGKISRSLAAKTSLAIRYDALGDGEDNSMGLENRAKLEARLRNLEGRELGHSAGSAKGKPKIEFYDKDRKKGGGALITPAKTYNPSADSLLGKTESLPEKKEEEEVVVGKRKKKTDEIQIEEAPEEKKEKKKKKKAVDADETVLPQAEGEDAGKKEKKKKKRSAEEIEVPNTEALETGEKKKKRKHAAPVEETESPAKKKDKKKKKRSEE, via the exons ATGCTTCTGTTATTTGAAACCCCTGCTGGGTTTGCTCTTTTTAAAGTGTTGGATGAGGGGAAGCTCTCCAAAGTTGAG GACTTGTCAAAGGAGTTTGATACTGTTGACGCAGCTCGAAAG ATTGTGAAGCTTAAAGCTTTTTCAAAGTTTGAAAACACATCAGAGGCATTGTCAGCAGCCACCTTGTTAATTGATAGCAAGCCTAGCAAAGGTTTACGTAAGTTCTTACGTGCACACTGTGATGGCGAAACCTTAGCCGTGGCTGATTCCAAACTTGGAAATGCAATCAAGGAAAAACTT CAAATTGACTGTTTCCACAATAATGCTGCTATGGAACTGATGAGAGGTGTGAGAAGTCAATTGACTGAACTAATATCTGGTCTTGGAGCTCAAGATTTGGCGCCGATGAGCTTGGGTTTATCTCACAGTCTTTCCAGATACAAACTTAAATTCAGCCCTGACAAG GTCGATACGATGATCATACAGGCAATTGGTTTATTGGATGATCTTGATAAAGAGCTTAACACCTATGCTATGCGAGTTCGGGAATGGTATGGTTGGCATTTTCCAGAGCTTGCAAAAATTGTACAAGATAACATACTATATGCAAAGTCTGTGAAGCTGATGGGTGATCGTACAAATGCTGCAAAGCTTGATTTTTCAGAG GTCTTGTCTGAAGAGGTTGAGGCTGAACTTAAAGAAGCCGCCATGATTTCCATGGGAACTGAAGTCAGTGATATCGATCTGATGAATATCAAAGATCTCTGTGACCAAGTTCTATCTCTTTCAGAGTACAGAGCTCAGCTGTATGATTATTTGAAGAGCAGGATGAACACTATTGCTCCGAATCTTACTGCTCTTGTTGGTGAACTTGTTGGTGCTCGTCTCATTGCTCATGGTGGCAGCTTGCTGAATCTTGCAAAGCAGCCAGGGAGCACAATTCAAATTCTTGGTGCAGAAAAAGCTCTTTTTAGAGCTCTCAAGACAAAACATGCAACTCCGAAGTATGGACTTATCTACCATGCCTCATTGATTGGTCAGGCAGCACCAAAACATAAAGGAAAAATTTCACGATCCCTAGCTGCTAAAACTTCTTTAGCAATCCGCTATGATGCTCTTGGAGATGGGGAAGATAATTCAATGGGGCTGGAGAATCGTGCCAAG CTTGAAGCACGTTTGAGGAATCTAGAAGGTAGAGAACTAGGTCATTCTGCTGGTTCAGCTAAAGGAAAGCCAAAGATTGAGTTCTATGATAAGGACCGGAAAAAGGGAGGAGGTGCACTGATAACTCCTGCTAAG ACATATAACCCATCAGCTGATTCTCTTCTCGGAAAGACCGAATCATTGCCTGAGAAAAAGGAGGAAGAGGAGGTGGTTGTCGGAaagaggaagaagaaaacaGATGAAATTCAGATTGAAGAAGCTCCTGAAGAgaagaaagagaaaaagaagaagaaaaaggcagtTGATGCAGATGAAACTGTCTTGCCACAGGCTGAAGGTGAAGATGCAGGCAAAAaggagaagaaaaagaagaagcgTTCAGCTGAGGAGATTGAGGTTCCTAATACAGAGGCTCTGGAAACAggtgaaaagaaaaagaaaaggaagcaTGCTGCACCTGTTGAAGAAACTGAATCACCTGCGAAGAAGAAAgataagaagaaaaagaaaagaagtgaaGAATGA
- the LOC108206196 gene encoding coatomer subunit epsilon-1 — MAAPDLLFSVRNNFYLGAYQSAINSSSNLPNLSPEEAVERDSLVYRSYIAQSSYQLVISEIDSSAATPLQAVKLLALYLSDPGNKETTISSLHEWLSDPAIGNNPILRTIAGIIYMHEQDYNEALKHTHAGGTMELHALNVQIFLKMHRSDYAEKQLRIMQQIDEDHTLTQLANAWINLAVGGSKIQEAYLIFQDFSEKYQMTSLILNGKAVCSMHMGNFDEAESLLLEALNKDTKDPETLANMVVCCLHLGKPSSRYLSQLKLSHADHMLIKRISAGEEAFDRAVQTFA, encoded by the exons ATGGCGGCACCAGATCTTTTGTTCTCGGTGAGAAACAACTTCTACCTCGGCGCATACCAGTCCGCAATCAACAGCAGCTCCAATCTCCCCAATCTCTCCCCCGAAGAAGCTGTCGAGCGAGATTCTCTTGTTTACAGATCTTACATTGCTCAATCCAGCTACCAA CTTGTGATCAGCGAGATCGATTCGTCTGCTGCTACGCCACTCCAGGCCGTTAAATTGCTGGCATTGTATCTCTCTGATCCTGGAAACAAG GAAACTACAATCTCAAGCCTACATGAGTGGCTGTCAGATCCAGCAATTGGAAATAACCCCATCCTTCGGACCATTGCTGGGATCATATATATGCATGAGCAGGATTATAATGAAGCTCTGAAACACACACATGCTGGTGGAACAATGGAGTT GCATGCTTTAAATGTTCAGATATTTCTTAAGATGCACCGATCAGATTATGCAGAGAAGCAACTGAGGATTATGCAACAGATTGACGAGGACCATACATTAACCCAACTTGCAAATGCATGGATAAATCTGGCTGTG GGTGGCTCAAAGATTCAAGAGGCATATCTCATATTTCAAGATTTCTCAGAGAAGTACCAGATGACTAGTTTGATTCTGAATGGGAAGGCTGTTTGCAGCATGCACATGGGAAATTTTGATGAAGCTGAATCATTATTGCTCGAAGCACTAAACAAG GACACAAAGGATCCAGAAACACTGGCTAATATGGTTGTGTGTTGTCTTCATCTTGGGAAACCCTCTTCACGTTATCTAAG CCAATTGAAACTTTCACATGCAGACCATATGCTCATTAAACGTATATCTGCTGGTGAGGAAGCTTTTGATAGAGCAGTTCAGACGTTTGCTTAA
- the LOC108210020 gene encoding UDP-arabinose 4-epimerase 1: MLNFNRSRSQARTNRSMSLGGMDFVDPKKKSSYVGKILLAASLTAFCILVLKQSPTFNTPSAFSRHEPGITHVLVTGGAGYIGSHAVLRLLKDSYRVTIVDNLSRGNLGAVKVLQGLFPEPNRLQFIYADLGDAKAVNKIFSENAFDAVMHFAAVAYVGESTLDPLRYYHNITSNTLVVLEAMAAHGVGTLIYSSTCATYGEPEKMPITEETPQVPINPYGKAKKMAEDIILDFHTNSNMAVMILRYFNVIGSDPEGRLGEAPRPELREHGRISGACFDAARGIIPGLKVRGTDYKTADGTCIRDYIDVTDLVDAHVKALEKAMPGKVGIYNVGTGRGRSVKEFVEACKKATGVTIKVDFLDRRPGDYAEVLADPTKILRELNWTAQYTNLQESLQVAWRWQKSHLNGYNS, from the exons ATGCTAAATTTTAATAGGTCTAGAAGTCAGGCAAGAACTAACAGATCCATGTCTTTAGGAG GCATGGATTTCGTGGATCCGAAGAAGAAAAGCAGTTATGTAGGAAAAATTCTTTTGGCCGCCTCCTTAACAGCATTTTGCATTCTCGTGCTCAAACAATCTCCAACTTTTAACACTCCAAGCGCG TTCTCGCGTCATGAACCAGGGATTACACACGTTCTAGTAACAGGAGGAGCTGGTTATATTGGTTCTCATGCTGTTCTGCGGCTTTTGAAAGATTCTTATCGCGTGACTATAGTG GACAATCTCTCTCGTGGAAATCTTGGCGCTGTCAAAGTTCTACAAGGACTGTTCCCTGAACCTAACAGACTTCAATTTATATATGCTGACCTGGGGGATGCGAAAGCT GTGAacaaaatattttcagaaaacGCTTTTGATGCTGTGATGCATTTTGCAGCTGTGGCATATGTTGGAGAGAGTACCCTTGATCCTTTGAG GTACTATCACAATATCACATCAAATACCCTAGTGGTGTTGGAGGCTATGGCAGCACATGGTGTTGGCACTCTAATATATTCAAGTACATGTGCAACATACGGGGAGCCTGAAAAGATGCCTATTACAGAAGAAACCCCTCAG GTTCCTATTAATCCATATGGGAAAGCTAAGAAGATGGCTGAAGATATTATTCTGGATTTCCATACAAACTCGAACATGGCTGTTATGATTTTGAG ATACTTCAATGTAATTGGTTCAGACCCAGAGGGAAGACTTGGAGAAGCTCCAAGACCAGAACTACGTGAGCACGGACGAATATCAGGTGCTTGCTTTGATGCAGCTCGAGGAATCATTCCCGGCCTTAAG GTTAGAGGAACAGATTATAAAACTGCAGACGGAACTTGCATACGTGACTACATTGATGTTACTGATCTTGTTGATGCTCATGTTAAAGCCCTTGAGAAAGCAATGCCTGGAAAAGTTGGAATCTACAATGTTGGAACTGGAAGAG GTAGATCTGTAAAGGAGTTTGTTGAGGCTTGTAAAAAGGCGACTGGGGTAACTATCAAAGTTGACTTTCTTGATCGCCGGCCTGGTGACTATGCTGAAGTGTTAGCCGACCCCACAAAAATCTTGCGTGAGCTTAACTGGACCGCTCAATACACTAACCTCCAAGAAAGTCTGCAGGTGGCTTGGAGATGGCAAAAGTCTCATCTTAATGGTTACAATTCATAA
- the LOC108209640 gene encoding pentatricopeptide repeat-containing protein At1g30610, chloroplastic: protein MVVILHTNTHMGIKKVESLASFHTPQFNFSSGFLISKAPSFSFGVKKTKKAEQKNIGVFLGYGNCGKISVVMKGGSGDGGVIEKELEFKPSFDEYLKAMENVQSVRDKRKQAKSKTRKGGEDNGLVVLEKSDKKMRVEDGEVGGSGRKDLGSVGSGGGDDIRRSEVVSLERRKIESGIVKGGARKMGFKDNSSVGNIGGLRRSRGDSDVEGTEVGMLKQENKSGLVKEGARRVGIEEKSNKRNAIGLVRDEPTFRSSGDDTKVERNLGESRNGRWTNNQNGGVRETQQNDIYKGERYRGSSSYQTSRRDHTEGGKNYAQSAQQNVRRVRVGKHGYEDSGGTDRAAFRALEEYNYIDDKPPVSRVDMEERIQKLAKSLNGADIDMPEWMFSKIMRSAKIRFADHSMLRVIQILGKFGNWRRVLQVIEWIQARERFKSHKLRFIYTAALDALGKARRPVEALNLFYTMQKQMSTYPDIVAYHCIAVTLGQAGHLKELFDVIDSMQSSPKKKFETGVIGKWDPRLKPDIVVFNAVLNACVQRKKWEGAFWVLQQLKEEGQQPTTTTYGLIMEVMLACGKYNLVHEFFKKIHKSANALTYKVLVNTHWKEGNIDLAVRVVKEMEGRGIIGTSGLYYDLARGLCSAGRCQEALMQIDKICKVASKPLVVTYTGLIQACLDSGNIQDGVYIFKHMHKFCSPNLVTCNIMLKAYLDHEMFEEAIGLFQKLLESGNHISSKSDYKDRVIPDNYTFNLMLDACTIQQRWDDLEFIYRRMLQHEYHFNAKRHLRIILDACRAGKMELLETTWKHLGEADRLPPPVLVKQMFCLKLEQKDYSAAFACVTNHPSSDLPEFSQKSWLLFFKENSHRLQKENLVGLVHEISNVYTRSDSPNIILENLSFACREFLRKHMKVDDFDQSLEARMTCV, encoded by the exons ATGGTTGTAATATTACATACGAATACCCACATGGGTATCAAAAAAGTTGAATCTTTAGCCTCTTTTCATACTCCCCAATTCAATTTTTCATCTGGGTTTTTGATTTCTAAAGCTCCCAGTTTTAGTTTTGGTGTAAAGAAGACCAAGAAAGCTGAGCAAAAGAATATTGGGGTTTTCTTGGGATATGGGAATTGTGGGAAAATTAGTGTTGTCATGAAAGGAGGGTCAGGTGATGGTGGGGTGATTGAGAAAGAATTGGAGTTTAAACCATCATTTGATGAGTATTTGAAAGCTATGGAGAATGTTCAGAGTGTTAGAGATAAGAGAAAGCAAGCTAAGAGCAAAACAAGAAAGGGTGGAGAGGATAATGGTTTGGTGGTTTTGGAAAAGAGTGATAAAAAGATGAGGGTTGAAGATGGTGAAGTTGGTGGTTCGGGGCGAAAGGATTTGGGGTCTGTGGGAAGTGGAGGTGGTGATGATATCAGAAGGTCGGAAGTTGTGTCGCTGGAACGGAGAAAAATTGAGAGTGGGATTGTGAAGGGAGGGGCAAGGAAGATGGGATTTAAGGATAACAGTAGTGTAGGAAATATAGGTGGTTTGAGACGGAGTAGAGGTGATTCTGATGTCGAAGGGACGGAAGTTGGAATGTTGAAACAAGAGAATAAGAGTGGACTAGTGAAGGAAGGTGCTAGGAGGGTTGGAATTGAAGAGAAGAGTAATAAGAGAAATGCCATTGGTTTGGTTCGAGATGAACCGACATTTAGAAGTAGTGGAGATGATACTAAAGTTGAGAGGAATTTGGGAGAATCAAGAAATGGGAGATGGACGAATAATCAGAATGGCGGTGTTAGAGAAACTCaacaaaatgatatatataaaggagaaagATACAGGGGAAGTTCTAGTTATCAGACAAGTAGAAGGGATCATACTGAAGGTGGAAAGAATTATGCTCAAAGTGCACAGCAAAATGTGAGACGAGTCAGGGTTGGCAAGCATGGTTACGAGGACAGTGGTGGGACAGATAGAGCAGCCTTTAGGGCATTAGAGGAGTATAATTATATTGATGACAAGCCACCTGTTTCACGGGTAGATATGGAGGAGAGAATTCAGAAATTAGCAAAGAG TTTAAATGGTGCAGACATTGACATGCCTGAGTGGATGTTCTCGAAGATCATGAGAAGTGCAAAGATTAGATTTGCAGATCACTCAATGCTGAGGGTTATTCAGATATTAGGCAAATTTGGAAACTGGAGACGGGTGCTACAAGTCATTGAGTGGATTCAGGCTCGAGAACGCTTCAAATCTCACAAATTAAG GTTTATTTACACAGCTGCCCTTGATGCACTTGGAAAGGCTAGGCGGCCTGTGGAGGCACTCAATTTATTTTACACGATGCAG AAACAGATGTCCACATATCCTGACATTGTGGCCTATCACTGTATTGCTGTCACTCTTGGACAAGCAGGACATTTAAAGGAACTTTTTGATGTGATTGATAGCATGCAGTCTTCTCCAAAAAAGAAATTTGAAACTGGGGTCATTGGGAAGTGGGACCCCCGATTGAAACCAGATATAGTTGTTTTCAATGCT GTCCTTAATGCATGTGTGCAACGCAAAAAGTGGGAAGGTGCATTTTGGGTGCTGCAGCAGCTGAAGGAAGAGGGCCAACAGCCTACTACCACAACTTATGGGCTCATTATGGAG GTAATGTTAGCATGTGGTAAGTACAACTTGGTGCATgaatttttcaagaaaattcaTAAATCAGCTAATGCTTTGACATATAAAG TTCTTGTGAATACCCATTGGAAAGAAGGAAACATAGATCTGGCTGTACGGGTTGTCAAAGAGATGGAAGGAAGAGGGATAATTGGTACCAGTGGCCTTTATTATGATCTTGCTCGAGGCCTCTGCAGTGCAGGGAGGTGCCAAGAGGCATTAATGCAA attgacaaaatatgtaaagtTGCAAGTAAACCTCTAGTGGTAACATACACAGGCTTAATACAGGCCTGTTTGGATTCTGGAAATATTCAAGATGGAGTTTACATCTTCAAGCACATGCACAAGTTTTGCTCCCCGAATTTGGTGACATGTAATATCATGTTGAAAGCTTACCTGGATCATGAGATGTTTGAAGAAGCTATAGGGTTGTTCCAGAAATTACTTGAAAGTGGCAATCATATTAGCAGTAAATCAGATTACAAGGACAGAGTTATACCCGATAATTATACGTTTAACTTGATGCTAGATGCTTGCACGATTCAGCAGAGATGGGATGATCTAGAATTTATTTACAGAAGAATGCTGCAACACGAGTATCACTTCAACGCAAAGCGTCATCTTCGGATCATACTGGATGCCTGCAGGGCGGGGAAG ATGGAGctgctggaaacaacttggaagCACTTGGGCGAAGCTGATCGTCTGCCACCACCAGTTCTTGTTAAGCAGATGTTTTGCTTAAAATTGGAGCAGAAAGACTACAGTGCTGCTTTTGCTTGTGTTACAAATCATCCCTCGAGCGATTTGCCAGAATTTTCCCAGAAATCATGGTTGCTGTTTTTCAAGGAAAATTCTCATCGTCTACAAAAGGAGAATCTTGTAGGCTTGGTACATGAAATCAGCAATGTATATACTAGAAGTGACTCCCCTAACATAATACTTGAGAATCTAAGCTTTGCTTGTAGAGAATTTTTGAGAAAACATATGAAAGTAGATGATTTTGATCAATCATTAGAAGCTAGAATGACCTGTGTCTGA